The genomic window GACGGGCGCCCGGCGCGCGGTGCGTGAACCGGTGCTAGCGGCGTCCTGCGGCCACCGGGGTGGGCCGCTGTTCGGGTACCGCCGCCTTCTGCCAGGAGGCCGGGATCTGCGGGAACTGGTAGGCCCAGCGGTGGTACACCAGCCGGGTGCCGACGAAGCCGATGCCCAGGCAGAGCAGGCCGCCGCCCGCGTCCATCCAGTAGTGGTTGGCGGTGGAGATGATCACCGTCAGGGTGAGCAGCGGGTAGACCAGCCCCAGCGCCCGCACCCAGGTGCGTTCGGCCAGGAAGAAGATCGTCAGCCCGCACCACACCGACCAGCCGATGTGCATCGAGGGCATCGCGGCGAACTGGTTGGTGGCGCTGGCCGCCGCCCCCGAGGCCAGCGAGCCCCAGGTGTGGTGGACCGTGACGGTGTCGATGAAGCCGAAACCGGCCAGCCGCGGCGGTGCCAGGGGGAAGAAGTAGAAGCCGAGCAGCGCGACGCCGGTGGTGATGAAGAGCACCGTGCGCGCGGCCGCGTAGCGGCCGGGATGGCTGCGGTAGAGCCAGACCAGCACGCCGATGGTGATCACGAAGTGCAGGGTGGCGTAGTAGTAGTTCATCCCGACGATCAGCCAGGTGACCGAGTTGACGCCGTGGTTGATCGAGCGCTCGACGGCGATGCCGAGGAACTGCTCGGCGTGCCAGACCCAGTCGGCGTGCTGCTGTGCCACCGCCGCCTGGGTCGGGAACGCGTTGCGGACCAGCGAGTACAGCCAGTAGCTGAGGCCGATCAGCGCGAGCTCGAACCAGAGCCGGGGCCGGGCGGGGATGCGGCGTTGCGCGGTGATCCGACTGCGCAGCGACCTTTCGGTGCGCAGGGCGGTGCTGCCGCCGGCTCCGTCCGCGGCCTCGTCGGCCGGACGGCCGGTGGCTCGGACGGAGCTGTCGTGACGGAGCTGGGCGGCTTCGTCGCCGTCCTGCGTCCGGGTGTCGGTCGGTTCCCCCATGGACGAGAAGTCTGCCAGACGTTCCGTACCCGTCCGATCATCCTCTGGTCGTGGATTCATCACCGCTTGTCCTCCCACAGTGCGAGGCGGCTGCCCCCGACCGGGGTGGGGGAGGCGGCACGGTACGCGCGATCGGGGCGCGTCGGAGGGACACACATGGGTTCCATTGTTACGCGTTCGCAACTCCAGGTGCGAGGCGGGATTCGCGCGGCTTCGGCTTCCAGGCGTGGCAAGGGCTGTCGCGCATTGCGTCCGGGCTCTTGGAGCGGCGTTGTCAATCCTGTAAACAAGGGAGTCAAGTCACCATCGGTGCTTGGTCAGCGCCGGACAGTAGAGGCAAGGGCGGGCATGGAATCCGGGCAGGACGCGACAGCGGAGATCGGCCGACGACTGCGGGACCTGCGCCGCGAGCGCGGTCTGAAGCAGAGCGACCTGGCCGGCGAGGGGTTGTCGGTCAGCTATCTGTCGCTGCTGGAGTCCGGCAAGCGCGCCGTGACGCCGGCGATCCTGCGCAGGCTGGCCGGCGGGCTCGGCTGCACCGTGGAGTACCTGCGCACCGGGCAGGAGCGCGACCACGAGCTGGAACGCCAGCGGGATCTGCTGCTGCGGGTCACCCTCGGGGAGCTCGCGCTGCACGGCGGGGAGTACGGCTCGGGGCTGGCGGCCTGCGAGGCGGTGCTGGCCGAGCCGCCGCCGATCGACCAGGACACCCGGCGCCGGGCCGGGCTCGCCCGCGCCCACGCGCTGGAGGAGCTGGACCGCCCGGGCGAGGCGCTGGCCGTCCTGCACGAGCTGTACCGCGATCCGGCGCTCGGCGCGGGATCGGCCGCCTGGCTGCGGCTGGCGGTGGCGCTGTGCCGCTGCCACCTGCGGGTGGGCGAGCCGGCCAGCGCCGGGGAGCTGGGCCGCGGCGCACTGGCCCGGCTGGACCAGGTGTTCGCCGCCGACACCGAGGACCACCTGGCCCTGGGCGTGGTGCTGCTGGAGGCGCACCACCGCAGTGGTCGCCTGGCGGAGGCCAGGGCGCTGGCCGACCGGCTGCTGCCGCACAGCGGGCGCACCGGTGCTCCGCCCGCCCGTGCCGCCGTCTTCCGGCACGCCAGCCGTCGCGCCCAGCAGCGCGGGGACACCGGGCTCGCGCTCACCCTGGCCGAGCGCGCGCTCGTGCTGCCCGCGGCGGAGGAGCTGGCCCGTCAGCTGGGTCTGCTGCGGGCCGGCTACGGGGCGCTGCTGCTGGAGGGCCCCGCGCCCGAGCCGGTGCTGGCCAAGGAGTACCTCGCATCGGCCGAGCGGGAGCTGGCCCGCCGCGGGTGCGGGACGGACCGGGCCGGCTGCGCGCTGAGCCTGGCCCGGGCGGAGCTGCTGCTGGGCGAGTACGCGGCGGGGGCCGCGCAGGCCCGCCGCGCGCTGGAGCTGGCCGGCACCGACCAGGGCATGATCGGCGTCCGGGCCTGGCTGCATTTGGGCGAGGCCCGCCGGCTGCAGGGCCGCGCGCGGGAGGCGGGCGCGGCCCTGACGACCGTGGCCCGGCTGCTGGAGACGGCCACGGCCGGGGTGGTCGCCGGGCAGAGGCCCGCCGGCTGCAGGGCCGCGCGCGGGAGGCGGGCGCGGCCCTGACGACCGTGGCCCGGCTGCTGGAGACGGCCACGGCCGGGGTGGTCGCCGGGCGCGAGCGCGCGGAGGCCTGGCGGGCGCTGGGCGATCAGTGGCTCGGTCACGGCCGGCCGGAGGCGGCGATGAACGCCTACCGTCAGGGCCTCGCGGCGGCCGGCCTGTCGGGCGCGGCTCCGCTGCCGCTGGTGCTGCGGCCCGCGGGGCCCTGAAGCGGGCGCGTAGCCTGGGTTCAAGTCACCACCCGGTGAAGGCAGTTGCACTGGTCGGCGATCCGCCAGCGGTGGTCGACGGTCGGTGGTCGGTGGGGGCAACACGACAGGAGGACGGGCCCGTGACGCTGCGGCTGGACACCGCCTTCGCCGAGCTGGCGCTGCGCAACGGTGGCGACGCCGAGGCGCTGGC from Kitasatospora sp. NBC_01250 includes these protein-coding regions:
- a CDS encoding phosphatase PAP2 family protein; its protein translation is MGEPTDTRTQDGDEAAQLRHDSSVRATGRPADEAADGAGGSTALRTERSLRSRITAQRRIPARPRLWFELALIGLSYWLYSLVRNAFPTQAAVAQQHADWVWHAEQFLGIAVERSINHGVNSVTWLIVGMNYYYATLHFVITIGVLVWLYRSHPGRYAAARTVLFITTGVALLGFYFFPLAPPRLAGFGFIDTVTVHHTWGSLASGAAASATNQFAAMPSMHIGWSVWCGLTIFFLAERTWVRALGLVYPLLTLTVIISTANHYWMDAGGGLLCLGIGFVGTRLVYHRWAYQFPQIPASWQKAAVPEQRPTPVAAGRR
- a CDS encoding helix-turn-helix transcriptional regulator, with amino-acid sequence MESGQDATAEIGRRLRDLRRERGLKQSDLAGEGLSVSYLSLLESGKRAVTPAILRRLAGGLGCTVEYLRTGQERDHELERQRDLLLRVTLGELALHGGEYGSGLAACEAVLAEPPPIDQDTRRRAGLARAHALEELDRPGEALAVLHELYRDPALGAGSAAWLRLAVALCRCHLRVGEPASAGELGRGALARLDQVFAADTEDHLALGVVLLEAHHRSGRLAEARALADRLLPHSGRTGAPPARAAVFRHASRRAQQRGDTGLALTLAERALVLPAAEELARQLGLLRAGYGALLLEGPAPEPVLAKEYLASAERELARRGCGTDRAGCALSLARAELLLGEYAAGAAQARRALELAGTDQGMIGVRAWLHLGEARRLQGRAREAGAALTTVARLLETATAGVVAGQRPAGCRAARGRRARP